The sequence CTTCTTCGGAATTGTCCGAACAAGATAGAGTATCATTGAAGTAGGTTGTGGAATCTGAATAGCTGATGGGTTCACATTCAGTGCGATCTTTAGCATTGGAACGTTTCAAGTTACAGGCTTTGCGGTACGTCACAGTAGCCAAGAAAGTAAAGAGTTGATGTAAAGTGGCTGTGTTTAAAACACGCATTACTCTCTGCAGAGTTGAGTAGTTCTCTAAAACATCAAAATTCGCTGGTTCCGGCAAAGCTGAAGTCTGCCCTCCTGTTGTTTGCGGCATATCCGATGAAGtagtttcaatttttaaatcttcTATAAGTTCTGTCAAAAGTTTAATGCAATGATTAGCTATAGCCGCATTTAAAACTCCAAAGCCCTGTTGAACCTTAAAAAGATTTACTCTAGCTGATGCTGTGGGCGGTGTAGCTTGTAGAGAATCCGAAGGTTTGGTTTTCGATTGTTTAATGTCTTCTTTATTAATGCCGGCACTAGAGCTGCCCGATGCGCCCAATGCTCCTTGTATGCCACTAACCAGCAGCCAGGCACCAAAGCATAAATGATTTTGATAAATATGTGATCGTGCCGAGTTCTTAAACATTAATCCAATAGTGGTGTATATTTCCAAAGCTTTGTCAACTATAAAACGAGCATTTTCTTCGTTATCATCTGTGTCTTTAGCGGACGTTTGTGTAGAAGCTGAAGCAGTAGAGCCAGCTGCTGCCGATGATGTTTGCTGTGTTTTCGTGCTACCGGTCGATGAAGACATATTTAAAACACTGCTGGCTATAGAGGTCAACACGGCACAGTACAAAGCTGATATAGCGCATTTAGATAATTTAGCTATGCGGCTGGGTGACAGAGGCTGTAGAATTGGTAAAGTCAAGGCCTGTGAGAGAATCGATATGTCTGTGACCATATGGGTTAGAGTATTTCTAATTTGTGTGGCTTCAACTTGTGTTAAAGGCAGATACAAAGGCTTTCCGGCCAAATTTGCAATAGTCTCTTGGTATTTGAGACGATAACGTGTCAATATGGGTAAAGATGAGCAGACGTCTAATATTAAGTCTGCGCCATTTAAGGATTGTAAATATGATATATTTGAAGCTGAGAAAAGTTCCTGTACAAAATTTTCATacacataattaataataaattaaaactaatactTAATCCTAACACTTACCGAACAATCTGTTTGCTCTTCGCTTAGCGGTGCCCATGTTATTTTGCCCGCTTCTAAGGGAGCTGTCAATTGTTGTATTATTATTGAAGATAAATCTGAACGAGATCTTTTTATTTCCGATTTTGGTGAATCTTTTTCGCTGGCATTGCTTCCTGTGCCCGCCGAGATACTAGCTGATACAATGCTTTTAGTATTTTCAGGATATTTACTAGATTTTAATACGGATGCCACAATATTATAATCGAATTGTAAAATGTTTCCCCCTCCACCGATAATGCTAGCTGTTGATGCATTTGCACTGCCTGCATTTGATCCAGCATTGCTGCCATTTGTGGATGCTTGTGTATTTGATTTGCCTTCGCAAAGACTTTTTAATGCTGGCAATAACCATTTGATTTCATACACACTGACCTTACTCAGACGCAAGATAATGAAACGTATGAGTATGGCGCATGCTTCGTGGATTTGTGGTACTTGTGTTTGAGATACTAAAACAAAGGTAGAGagtgaaatatttaacaaacaaaataattaatttgttttaaaaatataaaaaggagtCGGCCTTTGCTGACCAGAGaatgtaaatgtttaatttgattTGATAGATTTGCAATATTGTAATATAAGGACTAAAAATGCCAACATAACAATATTTTCGCTGATATCattatatgtatttcaattgCAATGAAACTATAACTCTATttgataatgaaaattatgCATTTGTCCGTATATTCGTGCGTTGGttgaaacacatttttctaaACCCCCAGTTAACCTACGGGACACACACATTTTATATCAATATATAAGATAAATGCTGTTGCCAATCTACACAATTTTATTACAAAGACCGCTTAATTATAGTTACAACATAAAAGTTAAAACCTTATTTGAACTTATTTTAAAACGCGTAAGTAGACACACACCGTAATTAATAagttataataatttttgtgataACATGTTTTTAGgcttttccgttttttttataatataaatgctggcgtcttgttttttttaacatagctAACAATATTTCGATTCAGTTGGATAACCTCCAGGCTTTAAACTATCTCAGACATTGTCCAACCGATTTACAGAAATCTTTGTCTGTGTATAAGGTGAAACTCATATCGTTAGTTCTCCTTTGTTGATATCTTAGTACCATTATGTAGTCAATCCTTTATTCTTTCTTTACTCAGAATGAAATCAGCCAACTTTTATAAGTTTAatatatttgaagaaaaagtactaattttCCTTTTCCCTTTTGAATcaagtttttaatttcaaaagatGTACTCCATTTTTGCGACAATATGACTCAAACGACtcaatttaaaaaggtactaaacTGTTTACCGAGATTTTTCACAATCTAAACCTTCGCAGTCGAGTCTCATATATGTTTTCGTTTTTACCCCAAAAGGgtttaaatttccaaaagtaCCAAATATACAATTGTGATTTTTGATAagaaaatatgatttaaaatttatttatatttttattggtttaaaaaatacataaaagtatataaaatgcaAGTAACATATATTAATAGAAATTGCAGAAGACGTACAATCTATACAGTTGAATTATTCGATGGCGATTTATATAACCGGTTATGGCCAGCCAAtaaggctaggttgttgaaaataaataaaataaaaataaatatttgctcgTGAAATCTTGTGTCcaatttgatttgaaaacaagtaagagtgctatattcggctgtgccgaatcttatatacccttcaccaaattatacttcaaaattttaaatatttttaggtaaacaaaatttaattttttttccagttgttttttgaattttttggaaaaaaaatttttggattttaaatttaaaattttttttttgttttttcaattttttttttttaaaaaaaaattcgggttcaaaatttttttcccgattttgacccattgtaggtccaacttactatggtcttatatacgtcgttgcaaatgtctttgaaatatctatcattagatatccatattgtctatattaatgtcttagtaatccagatataggtaaaaaaataggtcaaaaatcgaggttgtcttggttttttcctcatatctcagccatttgtggaccgattttgctgattttaaatagcaaaattctcgaaagcatgtctgacagaattattgaagatttggatcccgaagatatctgcggtcttcagaaaactgatttcaacagacagacagacagacagacagacagacatacagacagacagacagacggacatggcttaatcgactccgctatctataaggatccagaatatatatactttatagggtcggaaatgaaaaatgtagaaattacaaacggaatgacaaacttatatatacccttctcacgaagctgaagggtataattacagATCATATTGGGTATACATTTAACATTTTGTGACCTTTAGTTTCAAACATAATAACCAAGGCAAGGATTttcatgcactaaaaaattaaaaatatgcgcttataatatgcactataaagagagaaaatatgcactaaaaatggcaaaaacatgcaataaaaacaagcttttcatttgaatatatttattaataaaataaaaatataaatttcactattttcagatagggcaattatatgggggctaggagaaataatggaccgattctaaccaaattcaatagacttcgtccatggagcaatagaaaatattgtaccaaattttgtcgaattatctttgacaaAAAGACAAGATTTCGTTACATCATATGTATAGATCCGACGGTAAATACGGACTGTTCTATAGGTATTATCGAATTACTTcgttagcaaaagtttaatgatttcttcCAAGCATTAATTTTCTGATATTAGGGAGGTACATTATGGTGGAAGGAACAAAGATCTGGTGGATAAATACTATAACGGGATACTTGAGGTCTATGGCCCTAGAGCACTttagggtgccccgatagactagacgatagtgtacTGGATTATGAATCCAAGGGTTGCGCGTTCGATTCCTGcaagagactctgggtgtttctgcagacaagcaaaaagcttcgcagtttgtgtttgtttttaaaaaaaaaaaaaaaagatccgACTCTAAATGGCgaagatataacgaaaaatgtaaaaagtcgATTCCTACGttcggcaaaaaaaaagaaattcgtAACTGTCTTGCAGAAATACATTATATTAGGGGGTGTacggtgaatttttttttgaggtacgGTCTAATGTACAGTGTAcactaatataaaaatatatccaaaagaaaattaaatatacaataaaatgaaaaaatatgataaatatatGCCATTATGATGCAAATTCTTCGATTCGGaaagataaattgtcaaaagtgattttgagttactgactacaaacatgcatttgcatagaaaTCCTTGCCCTGATAATAACTATTAAATATCCAATTGttctgttttaattttgtattgtaaatttcCTAGTATGTACTTTAAATAAGTGGCTGACAAATTTCTGAAATGTTCAAATTGTTCCTATTGGGTATTtattctatgtatgtatattgattaGAGATCTATAGCTGAAactaaaagtcgacttttcgaacttgcgacttttggtaatttatgaaaagtcaacttttcgaactttatcaaggcgataattttttacatatattaacatacactacaaaaaatgcaagtgtaccaaattgcaatagttttagtataatgttgcaattaaattttttttttcactatagcggtattcactgttaagtgcgaatggtcttgcatcattgcaaatgcaaaattttaccgtaatacaataacaaaatacacacaaaaacatttacaattttgcatttgcaatgatgcaataccattcgcacttaatactgaactccgctaatctaaaaagtcgacttttatcgactattcgtcttttgagataacataatcgattgttcgacttttttacgaccaaaaagtcgatttcgacttttttcaggaaaaagtcgattgtttgaacaatcgacttatagaagtGTTTATAAATGATGCACTTgcaaaaatacgaaagaaaaaagAATCAATGTCACGAAACAccctgttatacataaaatttttcttgcaAAAATTAATGAGACAGACACCACTTACCAAGTTTGCATTGACTTAATTTTTCGGCTGCTAATGCAGCAAAAGCCGTATAAAactgcaaataattattttcctCATCAAAAAGATCATTTtcactgcaaaaaaaaacaaaaagaaaattattaaattgtaatttttacaatatttgttaagaaaaaattaattttcctttGTTCGGTCGCCATCTTTGATTTTAAGGTGAGACgacaaattgcaaaattttcacTTGCAATTTTCTCAGCAGTTACGTTGAATTttctgaaaaactttttttacttaCCACCGGGTGATTGCCTTAATGATATTGagaatttcatttttgtttaaaactccATAACGATTGTTTAAAAGAGGTTTAACCACGGAACTCCAGTCCGTAGAACCACCACTATGAGCCgacattttttcacttttgaCAAAATTGATGAATCAGCGTTGTGAAATTCCGTATCAAGAGTTGATTTTTTCAGGGTTTCAGCTATGcaaattaaaaatctttaatttttcaataaaataattgtttatatttataaatttataataaacaattgaaaatataagtattatcattttaaataatgttttggtcaaaaataatgtcgacttttttgaaaaaagtgtttataaaagtttaaaaagaattaaatatatatatttttatagcaGAATGTGAAATTAATTAGTAAATtgtaatttgtatacatttattttgtaattaaatgaaaatttattaaattataatatattttaaaacatattttttttaagatttatgtTACTTGTGCAATGCAACATTGAACGTTATATTACTACTTTTTGCAACTCTGTATTTATAAACTTTTAGTATCAGctgtttttggttttgttttcattcGCCGGTTTATCGTAATCATTTGTTTTGCTATCAacatttattgttgtttattgtAGTTCTTTGTTGTTTTTCCCCATTTGTAAACAAAACATCAACAGTTGTTCTATCTGACATTTATAAGTGTTGAGTATTTGGCattttttatttacgaaaaCTAAAGTAAAATGATTTAAGTTAActttactaataaattaaagttaaattacgatgtttgtttttttcgcAGTAATAATAGTAAAAAACGTATGATCAAATCTGGTAAAACGGAATATTTAATCATTTGTTAActttactaataaattaaagttaaattacgatgtttgtttttttcgcAGTAATAATAGTAAAAACGTATGATCAAATCTGGTAAAACGGAATATTTATTCATTTGTATAACACACCTGTTGCGACCAAATTTTGggaaataaaacagcaaaaattataatttagtttaaaaaaattatttagaatattcccctaaacaaatttttacaaaattattttttaaacatacctcaaaaaatatgGGATTTATtggttttgtcattccgtttttaacaAATTGAAATATTGGTAGTAGACTCACAACTATGCTCGTTAAAGGGAAGATAAGGCTAGGagatgaaattaaaaacaatatgtCCGCCtgacgtttaaaaaaattaaaacacgaTAAGCACAAAATGTTATtgcaaatatataatttttgtgtccaaaaatgaacaaaacatattaggaCTTAACACCATACATATTTTGTTCCCGATGACAATTACATTGAATCTAGCAAGGTGAAATTTATCATTGATATTGTCcagtaatagaaaatataaaattaaccaaATCGGGTGAACCAGACAAATGTTTATATTCTCAATTCATAAACATCGGTGACAGTAATATATTATtggttttctaataaattttgaataaattaaaatgtttttaattgttaatgGCCAAAAATTGGATTTGAAAAATAGTAATGAATTAAATGTACATTTAATATATATCAATAGGTAAATCAGTAAAAAACCCGCTACATTTGCCACACTTGACCAACACATGCTTTCTCGAATGTCATTTATCTATTAAACAGCTGGACGTAAACAATAATTAAGAGAAAATATTCAAGCTTcctctattaaattttttttacatttaacaaaattatgacacaaagctttaaataaattaattatatacaagAGAATACTGGTCTGAATATATATAAACACATTTCAGTTATGGACTCGGGATCAACTGCAACAACAAACAGTCAACAAAATACAACTAAggtaaattaatgaaaaacaaatgaaaggatataaattaatgaaatttatgacAGATTAATCCACACTCGAGTATACAACCACAACAACCAGCCACACAATCCGTAGAAGCAAACGAACCTCAACATGATGTTAAATTGCAGTGAGTATTGAATGCATATTCGGCATTGTAGTATCAGattaatcaataaaataaattttcttgattttccaGAAATGTTGTTGCCACTGTGTCTTTAGCTTGCGAATTAAATTTGCAAGATATTAACAATCGTACCCGCAATTCCGAATATACTCCTTCACGATTTCATGGTGTTGTTATGCGCATGCGTGATCCCCGTTGTACAGCTTTAATATTTCGAACTGGTAAAATTATTTGTACAGGAGCTCGCAATGAAGCCGAAGCTTCTCTGGGTACACGCAAATTTGCACGCATAATACAAAAACTTGGCTATCCTGTTAAATTCACCGATTTTCGTTTACAAAATATAGTGGCAACAGTGGATTTACGTTTTCCCATACGCTTGGAAAATCTAAATCAAGTGCATGGTCAGTTTAGTTCATATGAGCCAGAGTTGTTTCCTGGTCTTATATATCGTATGGTTAAACCACGTATGGTTATGTTAATATTTGTCAATGGTAAAATTGTATTTACTGGGGCCAAAGCCCGTAAA comes from Calliphora vicina chromosome 2, idCalVici1.1, whole genome shotgun sequence and encodes:
- the Trf gene encoding TBP-related factor codes for the protein MDSGSTATTNSQQNTTKINPHSSIQPQQPATQSVEANEPQHDVKLQNVVATVSLACELNLQDINNRTRNSEYTPSRFHGVVMRMRDPRCTALIFRTGKIICTGARNEAEASLGTRKFARIIQKLGYPVKFTDFRLQNIVATVDLRFPIRLENLNQVHGQFSSYEPELFPGLIYRMVKPRMVMLIFVNGKIVFTGAKARKDILECLELIYPILLSFRKN